Proteins encoded by one window of Danaus plexippus chromosome Z, MEX_DaPlex, whole genome shotgun sequence:
- the LOC116777595 gene encoding uncharacterized protein LOC116777595 has product MDRLYKVIYGALFIILWKDILGVNTSIAGVTYIDDFDFEERYEDINECNPFYWHPLHLPEECFQIFETLIRSRLAFSPYRIFKQKEQKQLIYPYTFINAPLITPEVFEEVHTPPPSSPLEVLFKWLKRDIMNNPSGPTIETSPYFGTIAMYKQPISYKSVTLIKKLARLYANAFPTMDLKTQENIEYEKDKKKSEINQKIKTNGNTKQTT; this is encoded by the exons ATGGATCg attgtataaagttatttacggTGCTCTGTTCATAATCTTGTGGAAAGACATATTGGGGGTCAATACATCCATTGCTGGAGTGACATACATAGATGATTTCGACTTCGAAGAACGATATGAAGATATCAACGAGTGCAACCCTTTTTATTGGCATCCTTTGCACTTGCCAGAGGAATGCTTCcaaatatttgaaactttaATTAGATCTAGACTTGCGTTTTCTCCATACagaatttttaaacagaaaGAACAAAAGCAGTTAATTTATCCATACACATTCATAAACGCACCTCTCATTACACCTGAGGTTTTTGAAGAAGTTCACACGCCGCCGCCTTCGTCACCCTTAGAAGTATTGTTTAAATGGTTAAAAAGAGATATAATGAATAATCCTAGTGGACCTACCATTGAAACATCTCCTTATTTTGGAACTATCGCAATGTATAAGCAACCCATTTCATACAAAAGTGTAACGTTGATTAAAAAACTCGCTCGCCTATATGCTAATGCATTTCCTACGATGGATTTAAAAACACAAGAAAATATAGAGtatgaaaaagataaaaaaaaaagtgaaataaatcagaaaataaaaactaatggAAACACAAAACAGACAACTTAA
- the LOC116777586 gene encoding uncharacterized protein LOC116777586: MLFKYSTYFIFPNKIFLTSTFIFFLLFHFCSVQKIKKSNEVVDGEEFIENIIAGEEPTGTPEYLEFTAPFKICKDGCNESNFVMSFPMYVGINKAGKQYNKTYPRDVQLFKGDKNPPFKKSTTRHPFTLCPENTDSSAKIIPQTMKPGCEDKVRIKNVMFKDSLEFKQDKIIFILALLNNNNVEGFFSWEKWTLSVPQKPIEYLFRRQNNDYMILKKTQLQCQCPINKECKLDYKLNKNMIYFQSIRGIVNFETVKQLDEQIYNNENSNDKKMKLIRKTRDVDSGESVMEKECCCPPRTIKVPTFISNARFNDVLDRLRVNTKNNSNI; the protein is encoded by the exons atgttattcaaatattcaacatatttcatttttccaaataagattttcttaacttctacttttatattttttttactttttcacTTTTGCTCCGTACAGAAAATCAAAAAATCTAATGAGGTCGTCGACGGAGAAGAATTTATTGAGAATATTATTGCAGGGGAAG aACCAACTGGAACACCAGAATATTTAGAGTTTACCGcaccatttaaaatttgtaaggaTGGTTGTAATGAAAGCAACTTCGTCATGTCTTTTCCCATGTATGTTGGGATCAATAAAGCTGGAAAACAATACAACAAGACCTATCCTCGAGATGTACAGTTGTTTAAGGGTGATAAAAATCCTCCATTTAAGAAGTCAACAACCAGACATCCGTTTACTCTATGTCCCGAGAATACTGATTCTTCAGCCAAGATTATTCCCCAAACAATGAAACCTGGCTGTGAAGACAaagttagaattaaaaatgtgatGTTTAAAGATAGCTTGGAGTTCAAACAAGACAAG ataatatttatactagcTTTATTGAACAACAATAATGTAGAAGGATTTTTTTCTTGGGAGAAATGGACGTTGTCTGTACCACAGAAACCAATTGAATACTTATTTCGAAGACAGAATAATGATTATATGATTCTGAAAAAAACTCAATTACAATGCCAATGTCCTATAAATAAAG AATGCAAATTggattacaaattaaataaaaatatgatatattttcaaagtattCGTGGTATTGTAAACTTTGAAACTGTAAAGCAACTCGATGAGCAGATATACAATAATGAAAAcagtaatgataaaaaaatgaagtTGATTCGAAAAACGAGAGACGTAGATTCGGGGGAGTCTGTCATGGAAAAAGAGTGCTGTTGTCCTCCAAGGACTATTAAAGTACctacatttatatcaaatgcTAGATTTAATGATGTACTTGATAGATTACGtgttaatactaaaaataatagtaatatataa
- the LOC116778022 gene encoding flightin isoform X2, which yields MWDDVVEEEAPKPAEAPADVASDAPAPAPTAEEGAKPEEAIPPQPENPLNAADKRLVCKHWVRPKFFQYNYIYDYQRNYYDDLISYIDKRNHGIPVERPQPQTWGERALRTYLSRGYSYSTKKYSKDTTLLNHISVGAKFQRAHTKSLISRISLS from the exons ATGTGGGATGACGTGGTAGAGGAAGAAGCTCCGAAGCCGGCAGAAGCACCTGCAGATGTTGCTTCAGATGCCCCTGCCCCTGCCCCTACTGCTGAGGAAGGTGCTAAACCAGAAGAGGCTATTCCACCACAGCCGGAAAATCCTCTAAACGCTGCCGACAAAAGACTTGTTTGCAAACATTGGGTCAG aCCAAAATTCTTccaatacaattatatttacgaCTACCAGAGGAATTACTATGATGATCTGATTAGTTATATAGACAAACGTAATCATGGAATACCTGTTGAAAGACCCCAACCACAGACTTGGGGAGAGCGTGCTCTTAGGACATATCTATCGAGAGGCTACAGCTACAGCACTAAGAAATACAGCAAAGATACCACGCTCTTGAACCACATTTCTGTTGGTGCCAAGTTCCAACGTGCTCATACTAAGTCCCTTATCTCGAGGA TTTCGTTGTCGTGA
- the LOC116778022 gene encoding flightin isoform X1, with product MWDDVVEEEAPKPAEAPADVASDAPAPAPTAEEGAKPEEAIPPQPENPLNAADKRLVCKHWVRPKFFQYNYIYDYQRNYYDDLISYIDKRNHGIPVERPQPQTWGERALRTYLSRGYSYSTKKYSKDTTLLNHISVGAKFQRAHTKSLISRKYSKLGINSVYL from the exons ATGTGGGATGACGTGGTAGAGGAAGAAGCTCCGAAGCCGGCAGAAGCACCTGCAGATGTTGCTTCAGATGCCCCTGCCCCTGCCCCTACTGCTGAGGAAGGTGCTAAACCAGAAGAGGCTATTCCACCACAGCCGGAAAATCCTCTAAACGCTGCCGACAAAAGACTTGTTTGCAAACATTGGGTCAG aCCAAAATTCTTccaatacaattatatttacgaCTACCAGAGGAATTACTATGATGATCTGATTAGTTATATAGACAAACGTAATCATGGAATACCTGTTGAAAGACCCCAACCACAGACTTGGGGAGAGCGTGCTCTTAGGACATATCTATCGAGAGGCTACAGCTACAGCACTAAGAAATACAGCAAAGATACCACGCTCTTGAACCACATTTCTGTTGGTGCCAAGTTCCAACGTGCTCATACTAAGTCCCTTATCTCGAGGAAGTATTCCAAGCTTGGAATTAACTCCGTATATCTATAG
- the LOC116777585 gene encoding uncharacterized protein LOC116777585: protein MPSPFDCPVPSACPPPKHAPENNYKYIKMSRVGRGRRTRVYDCNYNKGESYYRPVLDRLDGKVPLVKEPEPERIRSDVETRIRSALDDIEAPAEEFFDSRGARAIRGKPLSSSFEDSDLGEEITESLKRLRASKKSSRFTDDLDFENSISSIENRMKISDKILESVGLGASEMSSARKALKENEERTEKRIARRLNEENSLTKWSALKDFDEESAAAQRAKATRARLSDLEDEMTELSEKTAAREKRAARLRALVADTESADTTVTATKMTVRAEKEKKQVTF, encoded by the exons ATGCCGTCACCTTTCGATTGCCCAGTTCCATCTGCCTGCCCGCCGCCTAAACACGCACCAG aaaataattataaatatatcaaaatgagCCGAGTTGGCAGAGGAAGACGTACACGAGTCTATGACTGTAATTATAACAAAGGCGAGAGCTATTACCGTCCAGTATTAGATCGTTTGGACGGTAAGGTGCCGTTAGTGAAGGAACCCGAACCGGAACGGATCAGGTCAGATGTAGAAACTCGTATTCGCAGCGCTCTAGATGACATCGAGGCCCCAGCAGAAGAATTCTTTGACTCGAGAGGCGCCCGCGCTATTCGAGGCAAACCACTGTCTTCGTCCTTTGAAGATAGTGACTTGGGAGAAGAA ATAACAGAGTCACTAAAGCGACTGCGTGCAAGCAAAAAATCTTCCCGTTTTACTGATGATCTTGACTTTGAGAACAGCATCTCGAGCATTGAAAATCGAATGAAAATTTCGGACAAAATCCTAGAGAGCGTTGGTTTAGGTGCCTCTGAAATGAGTAGTGCTCGCAAAGCTCTTAAAGAAAACGAAGAACGTACAGAAAAACGTATTGCTCGCCGCCTAAATGAAGAAAATTCGTTGACAAAATGGTCAGCTTTAAAAGATTTCGACGAAGAGAGTGCCGCAGCACAACGAGCAAAGGCAACAAGGGCTCGTTTGTCGGACTTGGAGGATGAAATGACGGAATTGAGTGAGAAAACAGCAGCAAGGGAAAAACGCGCCGCCCGCCTTAGAGCACTCGTCGCTGACACCGAATCCGCAGACACGACGGTCACAGCAACAAAGATGACTGTTCGCGctgaaaaagagaaaaaacaaGTGACCTTCTAA